One window of the Bos mutus isolate GX-2022 chromosome X, NWIPB_WYAK_1.1, whole genome shotgun sequence genome contains the following:
- the MED12 gene encoding mediator of RNA polymerase II transcription subunit 12 isoform X7 — translation MAAFGILSYEHRPLKRPRLGPPDVYPQDPKQKEDELTALNVKQGFNNQPAVSGDEHGTAKNVNFNPAKISSNFNSIITEKLRCNTLPDIGRRKPQVNQKDNFWLVTARSQSAINTWFTDLAGTKPLTQLAKKVPIFSKKEEVFGYLAKYTVPVMRAAWLIKMTCAYYAAISETKVKKRHIDPFTEWTQIITKCLWEQLQKMAEYYRPGPAGSGGCGSTIGPLPHDVEMAIRQWDYNEKLAMFMFQDGMLDRHEFLTWVLECFEKIRPGEDELLKLLLPLLLRYSGEFVQSAYLSRRLAYFCTRRLALQLDGVSSHSSHVMSAQSTSTLPTTPAPQPPSSSTPSTPFSDLLMCPQHRPLVFGLSCILQTILLCCPSALVWHYSLTDSRIKTGSPLDHLPIAPSNLPMPEGNSAFTQQVRAKLREIEQQIKERGQAVEVRWSFDKCQEATAGFTIGRVLHTLEVLDSHSFERSDFSNSLDSLCNRIFGLGPSKDGHEISSDDDAVVSLLCEWAVSCKRSGRHRAMVVAKLLEKRQAEIEAERCGESEAADEKGSIASGSLSAPSAPIFQDVLLQFLDTQAPMLTDPRSESERVEFFNLVLLFCELIRHDVFSHNMYTCTLISRGDLAFGAPGPRPPSPFDDPADDPERKEAEGSSSSKLEDPGLSESMDIDPSSSVLFEDMEKPDFSLFSPTMPCEGKGSPSPEKPDVEKEVKPPPKEKLEGTLGVLYDQPRHVQYATHFPIPQEESCSHECNQRLVVLFGVGKQRDDARHAIKKITKDILKVLNRKGTAETDQLAPIVPLNPGDLTFLGGEDGQKRRRNRPEAFPTAEDIFAKFQHLSHYDQHQVTAQVSRNVLEQITSFALGMSYHLPLVQHVQFIFDLMEYSLSISGLIDFAIQLLNELSVVEAELLLKSSDLVGSYTTSLCLCIVAVLRHYHACLILNQDQMAQVFEGLCGVVKHGMNRSDGSSAERCILAYLYDLYTSCSHLKSKFGELFSDFCSKVKNTIYCNVEPSESNMRWAPEFMIDTLENPAAHTFTYTGLGKSLSENPANRYSFVCNALMHVCVGHHDSDRVNDIAILCAELTGYCKSLSAEWLGVLKALCCSSNNGTCGFNDLLCNVDVSDLSFHDSLATFVAILIARQCLLLEDLIRCAAIPSLLNAACSEQDSEPGARLTCRILLHLFKTPQLNPCQSDGNKPTVGIRSSCDRHLLAASQNRIVDGAVFAVLKAVFVLGDAELKGSGFTVTGGTEELPEEEGGGGSGSRRQGGRNISVETASLDVYAKYVLRSICQQEWVGERCLKSLCEDSNDLQDPVLSSAQAQRLMQLICYPHRLLDNEDGENPQRQRIKRILQNLDQWTMRQSSLELQLMIKQTPNNEMNSLLENIAKATIEVFQQSAETGSSSGNAASNMPSSSKTKPVLSSLERSGVWLVAPLIAKLPTSVQGHVLKAAGEELENGQHLDSSSRKERDRQKQKSMSLLSQQPFLSLVLTCLKGQDEQREGLLTSLYSQVHQIVTNWRDDQYLDDCKPKQLMHEALKLRLNLVGGMFDTVQRSTQQTTEWAVLLLEIIISGTVDMQSNNELFTTVLDMLSVLINGTLAADMSSISQGSMEENKRAYMNLVKKLRKELAERQSDSLEKVYQLLPLPKPTRDVITCEPQGSLIDTKGNKIAGFDSIFKKEGLQVSTKQKISPWDLFEGLKPSAPLSWGWFGTVRVDRRVARGEEQQRLLLYHTHLRPRPRAYYLEPLPLPPEDEEPPAPTLLEPEKKAPEPPKTDKPGAAPPSTEERKKKSTKGKKRSQPAAKTEDYGMGPGRSGPYGVTVPPDLLHHANPSSISHLSYRQSSIGLYTQNQPLPAGGPRVDPYRPVRLPMQKLPTRPPYPGVLPTTMTGVMGLEPASYKTSVYRQQQPAVPQGQRLRQQLQAKISQGMLGQSSVHQMTPSSSYGLQTSQGYTPYVSHVGLQQHTGPADPTRHLQQRPSGYVHQQAPTYGHGLTSTQRFSHQTLQQTPMIGTMTPLGPQGVQAGIRSASILPEQQQQQQQQQQQQQQQQQQQQQQQQQYHIRQQQQQILRQQQQQQQQQQQQQQQQQQQQQQQAHQQQQQQAAPPQPQPQSQPQFQRQGLQQTQQQQQTAALVRQLQQQLSNTQPQPSTNIFGRY, via the exons ATGGCGGCCTTCGGGATCTTGAGCTACGAACACCGGCCCCTGAAGCGGCCGCGGCTGGGGCCTCCTGATGTGTACCCTCAAGATCCCAAACAGAAGGAG GATGAATTAACGGCCTTGAATGTAAAACAAGGTTTCAATAACCAGCCCGCTGTCTCTGGGGATGAACATGGCACTGCCAAGAATGTCAACTTTAATCCTGCCAAG ATCAGTTCCAACTTCAACAGCATCATTACAGAGAAGTTACGTTGTAACACCCTCCCTGACATTGGGCGAAGGAAGCCCCAAGTGAACCAGAAGGACAACTTCTGGCTGGTGACTGCACGATCCCAGAGTGCCATTAACACTTGGTTTACTGATCTGGCTGGTACCAAGCCACTCACACAACTAGCCAAAAAG GTCCCCATTTTCAGTAAGAAGGAAGAAGTGTTTGGGTATTTAGCCAAATACACAGTGCCTGTGATGCGGGCCGCCTGGCTCATTAAGATGACCTGTGCCTACTATGCAGCAATCTCAGAGACCAAGGTTAAGAAGAGACATATTGACCCCTTCACAG AATGGACTCAGATCATCACCAAGTGCTTATGGGAGCAGCTTCAAAAGATGGCTGAATACTACCGGCCAGGGCCTGCTGGAAGTGGGGGCTGTGGCTCCACTATAGGCCCCTTGCCCCATGATGTTGAGATGGCAATCCGGCAGTGGGACTACAACGAGAAGCTGGCCATGTTCATGTTTCAG GACGGAATGCTGGACAGACATGAGTTTCTGACCTGGGTACTTGAGTGTTTTGAGAAAATCCGCCCTGGAGAGGATGAATTGCTTAAACTGCTGCTGCCCCTGCTGCTTCGA TACTCTGGAGAGTTTGTTCAGTCTGCGTACCTCTCCCGCCGCCTCGCCTACTTCTGTACACGGAGACTGGCCCTGCAGCTGGATGGTGTGAGCAGTCACTCATCTCATGTGATGTCTGCTCAGTCGACAAGCACACTGCCCACCACCCCTGCTCCTCAGCCCCCAAGTAGCAGCACACCCTCTACACCCTTTAGTGACCTGCTTATGTGCCCTCAGCACCGGCCCCTAGTTTTTGGCCTCAGCTGTATCCTTCAG ACCATCCTGCTGTGTTGTCCTAGTGCCCTGGTTTGGCACTATTCACTGACTGATAGTCGAATCAAGACTGGCTCACCACTTGACCACCTGCCTATTGCCCCCTCCAACCTGCCCATGCCAGAGGGCAACAGTGCCTTCACTCAGCAG GTCCGTGCAAAGTTGCGGGAGATCGAGCAACAGATCAAGGAGCGAGGACAGGCCGTTGAGGTTCGCTGGTCTTTTGATAAGTGCCAGGAAGCTACTGCAG GCTTCACCATTGGACGAGTACTCCATACTTTGGAGGTGTTGGACAGCCATAGTTTTGAACGCTCTGACTTCAGCAACTCTCTTGATTCCCTCTGTAATCGAATCTTTGGATTGGGGCCTAGCAAGGATGGGCACGAG ATCTCCTCAGATGATGATGCAGTGGTATCGTTACTGTGTGAATGGGCTGTCAGCTGCAAGCGTTCTGGTCGGCATCGTGCGATGGTGGTAGCCAAgctgctggagaagagacaggcagAGATTGAGGCTGAG CGTTGTGGAGAATCGGAAGCTGCAGATGAGAAGGGTTCCATTGCCTCTGGCTCCCTTTCTGCTCCCAGTGCTCCCATTTTCCAAGATGTCCTCTTACAGTTTCTGGATACACAGGCTCCCATGCTGA cGGACCCCCGAAGTGAGAGTGAGCGAGTGGAATTCTTTAACTTGGTACTGCTGTTCTGTGAACTGATTCGACATGATGTTTTCTCCCACAACATGTACACTTGCACCCTCATCTCCCGAGGGGACCTTGCCTTCGGAGCCCCTGGTCCCCGGCCTCCCTCTCCCTTTGATGACCCAGCTGATGACCCAGAGCGCAAGGAGGCtgagggcagcagcagcagcaagctggag GATCCAGGGCTCTCAGAGTCTATGGACATTGACCCTAGCTCCAGTGTGCTCTTTGAGGACATGGAAAAGCCTGATTTCTCA TTGTTCTCCCCTACTATGCCCTGTGAGGGGAAGGGCAGTCCATCCCCTGAGAAACCAGATGTTGAGAAGGAGGTGAAGCCCCCACCCAAGGAGAAGCTAGAAGGAACCCTTGGGGTTCTTTATGACCAGCCACGGCATGTGCAGTATGCCACACACTTTCCCATCCCCCAG GAGGAGTCATGCAGCCATGAGTGCAACCAGCGGTTGGTCGTACTGTTTGGGGTGGGAAAGCAGCGAGATGATGCCCGCCATGCCATCAAGAAAATTACCAAGGATATCCTGAAGGTTCTGAACCGCAAGGGGACAGCAGAAACTG ACCAGCTTGCTCCTATTGTGCCTCTGAATCCTGGAGACCTGACATTCTTAG GTGGGGAGGATGGACAGAAGCGGCGACGAAACCGACCTGAAGCTTTTCCCACTGCCGAGGATATCTTTGCTAAGTTCCAGCACCTTTCACATTATGACCAACATCAGGTCACGGCTCAG GTCTCCCGGAATGTTCTGGAGCAGATCACGAGCTTTGCCCTTGGCATGTCATACCACTTGCCTCTGGTGCAGCATGTGCAGTTTATCTTCGACCTCATGGAATATTCACTCAGCATCAGTGGCCTCATCGACTTTGCCATTCAG CTGCTGAATGAACTGAGTGTAGTCGAGGCCGAACTGCTTCTCAAATCCTCAGATCTGGTGGGCAGCTACACCACCAGCCTGTGCCTGTGCATCGTGGCTGTCCTGCGCCACTATCATGCCTGCCTCATCCTCAACCAGGACCAGATGGCACAGGTCTTTGAGGG GCTGTGTGGCGTAGTTAAGCATGGGATGAACCGATCTGATGGTTCCTCTGCAGAACGCTGTATCCTTGCATATCTCTATGATCTGTACACCTCCTGTAGCCATTTAAAGAGCAAATTTGGGGAACTCTTCAG TGACTTCTGCTCCAAGGTGAAGAACACCATCTACTGCAACGTGGAGCCGTCAGAGTCCAACATGCGCTGGGCACCCGAGTTCATGATCGACACTTTAGAGAACCCCGCCGCTCACACCTTCACCTACACGGGGCTAGGCAAGAGTCTTAGTGAGAACCCTGCTAACCGCTACAGCTTTGTCTGCAATGCCCTTATGCACGTCTGTGTGGGGCACCATGATTCGGATAG GGTGAATGACATCGCCATCCTGTGTGCAGAGCTGACCGGCTATTGCAAGTCACTGAGTGCAGAGTGGCTGGGAGTGCTTAAGGCCTTGTGCTGCTCCTCTAACAATGGCACTTGTGGTTTCAACGACCTCCTCTGCAATGTAGAT GTCAGTGACCTGTCTTTTCACGACTCCCTGGCCACTTTTGTTGCCATCCTCATCGCTCGGCAGTGTTTGCTCCTGGAGGATCTGATTCGCTGTGCGGCCATCCCTTCACTCCTTAATGCTG CTTGCAGTGAACAGGACTCTGAGCCAGGGGCCCGGCTTACCTGCCGCATCCTCCTCCACCTTTTCAAGACACCTCAACTCAATCCTTGCCAATCGGATGGAA ACAAGCCTACTGTAGGAATCCGCTCCTCCTGTGACCGCCACCTGCTGGCTGCCTCCCAGAACCGCATCGTGGATGGAGCTGTGTTTGCTGTTCTCAAGGCTGTGTTTGTACTTG GGGATGCGGAACTGAAGGGTTCGGGCTTCACTGTGACAGGAGGAACAGAAGAGCttccagaggaggaaggaggaggtggcAGTGGCAGTCGGAGGCAGGGTGGCCGCAACATCTCTGTGGAGACAGCCAGTCTGGATGTCTATGCCAAGTACGTGCTACGCAGCATCTGCCAGCAG GAATGGGTAGGAGAACGTTGCCTTAAATCGCTGTGTGAGGACAGCAATGACCTGCAAGACCCAGTGTTGAGCAGTGCCCAGGCCCAGCGCCTCATGCAGCTTATCTGCTACCCACATCGGCTGCTGGACAACGAGGATGGGGAAAACCCACAGCGGCAACGCATTAAGCGTATTCTCCAG AACTTGGACCAGTGGACCATGCGCCAGTCTTCATTGGAACTGCAGCTCATGATCAAGCAGACCCCTAACAAT GAGATGAACTCCCTCTTAGAGAACATCGCCAAGGCCACAATCGAGGTTTTCCAACAGTCTGCAGAGACAGGGTCATCTTCTGGAAATGCTGCAAGCAACATGCCCAGCAGCAGCAAGACCAAGCCTGTGCTCAG CTCTCTAGAACGCTCGGGTGTATGGCTAGTGGCTCCTCTCATTGCCAAACTGCCCACCTCAGTCCAGGGGCATGTGTTAAAGGCTGCTGGGGAAGAATTGGAGAACGGCCAGCACCTGGACTCCTCTTCCCGCAAAGAACGTGATCGACAAAAGCAAAAGAG CATGTCCCTGTTGAGCCAGCAGCCCTTCTTATCCCTGGTGCTGACATGTCTGAAGGGGCAGGATGAGCAGCGTGAGGGACTCCTTACCTCGCTCTACAGCCAGGTCCACCAG ATTGTGACTAATTGGAGAGATGACCAGTATTTAGACGATTGCAAACCAAAGCAGCTAATGCATGAGGCACTCAAACTGCGGCTCAACCTG GTGGGGGGCATGTTTGACACAGTGCAGCGCAGCACCCAGCAGACCACGGAGTGGGCTGTGCTCCTCCTGGAGATCATCATCAGCGGCACTGTCGACATGCAGTCCAACAA CGAGCTCTTCACCACTGTCCTGGACATGCTAAGCGTGCTCATCAATGGGACCCTAGCTGCAGACATGTCCAGCATCTCCCAGGGCAGCATGGAGGAAAACAAACGTGCCTACATGAACCTGGTGAAGAAGCTGCGG AAAGAGTTGGCGGAACGCCAGTCGGATAGTCTGGAAAAAGTTTACCAGCTGCTGCCACTGCCCAAGCCGACTCGAGATGTGATCACGTGTGAGCCGCAGGGCTCCCTTATTGACACCAAGGGCAACAAGATTGCTGGCTTTGACTCCATCTTCAAGAAGGAG GGTCTTCAGGTTTCCACCAAACAAAAGATCTCTCCCTGGGATCTTTTTGAGGGCTTGAAGCCATCAGCGCCACTGTCTTGGGGCTGGTTTGGAACAGTCCGGGTGGACCGGCGCGTGGCCCGTGGAGAGGAGCAGCAGCGGCTGCTGCTGTACCACACACACCTGAGGCCCCGGCCCCGCGCCTACTACCTGGAGCCACTGCCACTGCCTCCAGAAGACGAGgaaccccctgcccccaccctgctaGAGCCTGAAAAAAAGGCTCCAGAGCCCCCCAAAACTGACAAACCTGGAGCTGCTCCACCCAGCACTGAGGAACGTAAGAAGAAGTCCACCAAGGGCAAGAAGCGCAGCCAGCCTGCCGCCAAGACGGAA GACTATGGAATGGGCCCAGGCCGAAGTGGCCCCTACGGAGTGACAGTGCCTCCAGACCTCCTGCACCATGCCAACCCTAGCTCCATCTCCCACCTTAGCTACAGGCAGAGCTCCATAGGCCTCTACACCCAGAACCAGCCACTGCCAGCAG GTGGCCCCCGTGTGGATCCATACCGCCCTGTGCGGTTACCGATGCAGAAGCTGCCTACCCGCCCACCTTACCCTGGAGTGCTGCCCACGACCATGACTGGTGTCATGGGACTGGAACCTGCCTCCTACAAGACATCTGTGTACCGACAGCAGCAGCCTGCAGTGCCCCAAGGACAGCGCCTTCGCCAACAGCTCCAGGCAAAGATA AGTCAAGGGATGTTGGGACAGTCATCTGTCCATCAGATGACTCCCAGTTCTTCGTACGGTTTGCAGACCTCCCAG ggCTATACTCCTTATGTTTCTCATGTGGGATTGCAGCAACACACAGGCCCTGCAG ATCCTACTCGCCACCTGCAGCAGCGGCCCAGTGGCTATGTGCACCAGCAGGCCCCAACCTACGGACATGGGCTGACCTCCACTCAAAG GTTTTCCCACCAGACACTGCAGCAAACACCCATGATAGGCACCATGACCccactgggcccccagggtgTCCAGGCTGGCATCCGGTCGGCTTCCATCCTgcctgaacagcagcagcagcagcagcagcagcagcaacagcagcagcagcagcagcagcagcagcagcagcagcagcaacagtaccaTAtccggcagcagcagcagcagatcctgCGG cagcagcaacagcagcagcagcagcaacagcagcaacagcagcagcagcagcaacagcagcagcaacaagcacaccagcagcagcagcagcaggcggctcctcctcagccccagccccagtccCAGCCCCAG TTCCAGCGCCAGGGGCTTCAGCAgacacagcaacaacaacagacagCAGCTTTGGTCCGGCAGCTCCAACAACAGCTCTCTA ACACCCAGCCACAGCCCAGTACCAACATATTTGGAcgctactga